In Helianthus annuus cultivar XRQ/B chromosome 8, HanXRQr2.0-SUNRISE, whole genome shotgun sequence, a single genomic region encodes these proteins:
- the LOC118480940 gene encoding uncharacterized protein LOC118480940 has product MGEKSRLALIENLAKERPFSDDELAERVECRHFMAEFDRLKHLDLRQKSRARWALEGDDNSSLFHQIINSNISTNRLNGLMIDGVWVTNPLSIKESLFGFFKHQFSEPMPSRPMLVCPNLASLSDDEATTLAGPFTVEETKAAIWLKGVLGRLISEHQSAFLAGRNIMDGPLVLNEILSWLKKYKRCGMFFKVNIRKAYDSVNWAFLDSIMIQMNFPSRWRAWVMATLRSAKASVLVNGSPTREFEYTHGLRQGDPLSPFLFVMAMEALSGIMKAAESTGLFKGIKVTNDGPYLSHLIYADDVMFVGEWSLSNINNLRRMLRCFYLVSGLKVNLAKCSIFGVGVKDPVDPVDFRPISLIGVINKVIPKVLVNRLKGVLGRLISEHQSAFLAGRNIMDGPLVLNEILSWLKKYKRCGMFFKVNIRKAYDSVNWAFLDSIMIQMNFPSRWRAWVMATLRSAKASVLVNGSPTREFEYTHGLRQGDPLSPFLFVMAMEALSGIMKAAESTGLFKGIKVTNDGPYLSHLIYADDVMFVGEWSLSNINNLCRMLRCFYLVSGLKVNLAKCSIFGVGVSE; this is encoded by the exons ATGGGGGAAAAGAGTAGGTTGGCTCTTATTGAAAATTTGGCCAAGGAAAGACCGTTTTCGGATGATGAACTGGCTGAAAGAGTGGAGTGTAGGCATTTTATGGCTGAGTTTGATCGGTTGAAACATTTAGATTTGCGGCAAAAGTCCAGAGCTAGGTGGGCATTAGAAGGGGATGACAACTCTTCTTTATTTCATCAGATTATCAATTCCAACATCAGTACGAACAGGCTGAATGGGTTGATGATTGATGGCGTTTGGGTTACGAATCCTTTGTCTATTAAGGAATCACTGTTTGGGTTCTTCAAACATCAGTTTTCCGAGCCTATGCCTAGTAGGCCGATGTTAGTGTGCCCTAACTTGGCTTCCCTTTCTGACGATGAGGCAACAACGCTGGCAGGTCCCTTTACAGTGGAGGAAACTAAAGCAGCTATATG GCTTAAAGGGGTTTTGGGGCGCTTAATTTCTGAACATCAATCGGCTTTCTTGGCTGGGAGGAATATTATGGATGGGCCACTTGTGCTAAACGAAATTTTGAGCTGGTTAAAAAAGTACAAGCGGTGTGGTATGTTCTTCAAAGTCAATATCAGAAAGGCGTACGACTCGGTCAATTGGGCGTTTCTAGACTCGATAATGATTCAAATGAACTTTCCTAGTAGGTGGCGTGCTTGGGTAATGGCTACTCTACGATCCGCTAAAGCCTCGGTTCTTGTCAATGGTTCACCAACTAGGGAGTTTGAATATACACATGGGCTTCGTCAGGGAGATCCTTTGTCACCATTTCTTTTCGTTATGGCCATGGAGGCACTATCGGGTATTATGAAAGCAGCTGAATCCACGGGGTTGTTCAAAGGAATTAAAGTCACTAATGATGGTCCATATCTATCTCATTTGATCTACGCGGACGATGTGATGTTTGTTGGTGAGTGGTCCTTGTCAAATATTAATAATCTTCGCCGAATGCTTAGATGCTTCTATCTAGTTTCTGGATTAAAAGTAAATCTTGCCAAATGTAGCATTTTTGGTGTCGGG GTTAAGGACCCAGTTGATCCTGTGGATTTTCGGCCTATTAGTCTAATCGGGGTGATAAATAAAGTAATACCCAAAGTTCTTGTTAATAGGCTTAAAGGGGTTTTGGGGCGCTTAATTTCTGAACATCAATCGGCTTTCTTGGCTGGGAGGAATATTATGGATGGGCCACTTGTGCTAAACGAAATTTTGAGCTGGTTAAAAAAGTACAAGCGGTGTGGTATGTTCTTCAAAGTCAATATCAGAAAGGCGTACGACTCGGTCAATTGGGCGTTTCTAGACTCGATAATGATTCAAATGAACTTTCCTAGTAGGTGGCGTGCTTGGGTAATGGCTACTCTACGATCCGCTAAAGCCTCGGTTCTTGTCAATGGTTCACCAACTAGGGAGTTTGAATATACACATGGGCTTCGTCAGGGAGATCCTTTGTCACCATTTCTTTTCGTTATGGCCATGGAGGCACTATCGGGTATTATGAAAGCAGCTGAATCCACGGGGTTGTTCAAAGGAATTAAAGTCACTAATGATGGTCCATATCTATCTCATTTGATCTACGCGGACGATGTGATGTTTGTTGGTGAGTGGTCCTTGTCAAATATTAATAATCTTTGCCGAATGCTTAGATGCTTCTATCTAGTTTCTGGATTAAAAGTAAATCTTGCCAAATGTAGCATTTTTGGTGTCGGGGTAAGTGAGTAA